One part of the Desulfonema ishimotonii genome encodes these proteins:
- a CDS encoding polyamine aminopropyltransferase — protein sequence MSSAGVSEFPGISSVLKIAIFATGCAGIVAEFVLSTLATYLVGNAIFQWTLVMSLMLFAMGLGSRVSRLIRGALLDAFILIEFALSVLCAVSAMLAYSLSAYTGYVDLLIYVLAFVIGSLIGFEIPLVTRINQAYEELRTNISNVMEKDYYGALAGGLIFAFLALPYLGLTYTPILLGAVNFSVAALILWRFFARITRKRVLLAAFAGVLTTLIALGVLAGPVVMYGEQLKYRDKVIFAKQTVYQKIVMTQWQSYYWLFLNGQEQFSTFDEEKYHEPLVHPAMKLSHDISQVLIIGGGDGLAAREVLKYPAVKSVTLVDMDPAMTHLAATHPVLLEINSGSMGDPRLRVINDDAARFVQTDARLYGVIIIDLPDPDSVDMMHVYSEKFYNALRRHLIRGGVLVTQATSPCFSARAFRCLVKTISAAGFAVLPYHNQIPTMGEWGWILGVDRRDMPENRLKEVMLTRNFSDIDTRFMNRDAMISMMHFGKGVLDEALMADVTVNTEINPVLYRYYLSGTWGVY from the coding sequence TTGTCATCTGCTGGTGTGTCTGAGTTTCCCGGCATTTCATCGGTCCTGAAGATCGCCATCTTTGCCACGGGGTGCGCCGGGATTGTCGCGGAATTTGTGCTGTCAACCCTGGCCACCTACCTGGTGGGGAACGCCATTTTCCAGTGGACACTGGTGATGTCTCTCATGCTGTTCGCCATGGGGCTGGGCAGCCGGGTCAGCCGGCTGATCCGGGGGGCGCTTCTGGATGCCTTTATCCTGATTGAATTTGCGCTTTCGGTCCTGTGCGCGGTTTCCGCCATGCTGGCCTACAGCCTGTCGGCCTATACCGGATATGTCGATCTGCTGATTTACGTTCTCGCCTTTGTGATCGGCAGCCTGATCGGGTTTGAAATTCCCCTGGTTACCCGCATCAACCAGGCCTATGAGGAATTGCGGACCAACATCTCCAATGTGATGGAGAAAGATTATTACGGTGCCCTGGCCGGCGGACTGATTTTCGCGTTTCTTGCCCTGCCGTACCTGGGGCTGACCTATACGCCCATTCTGCTGGGGGCGGTCAATTTCTCTGTGGCGGCGCTGATTCTCTGGCGGTTTTTCGCACGGATTACACGGAAGCGGGTGCTGCTGGCCGCATTCGCAGGCGTGCTGACAACCCTGATCGCCCTCGGCGTGCTGGCCGGGCCGGTCGTGATGTACGGGGAGCAACTGAAGTACCGCGACAAGGTGATTTTCGCAAAACAGACGGTCTATCAGAAAATCGTCATGACCCAGTGGCAGTCGTATTACTGGCTGTTTCTCAACGGGCAGGAACAGTTTTCCACATTTGATGAGGAGAAGTATCACGAGCCGCTGGTGCATCCGGCCATGAAGCTGTCCCATGATATCAGTCAGGTGCTGATTATCGGCGGCGGAGACGGGCTGGCGGCCCGCGAAGTGCTGAAATACCCGGCTGTGAAATCGGTGACGCTGGTCGATATGGACCCGGCGATGACGCACCTCGCCGCGACACACCCGGTGCTGCTGGAAATCAACAGCGGATCAATGGGGGATCCCCGGCTGCGGGTGATAAACGATGATGCGGCCCGTTTTGTACAGACGGATGCCCGGCTGTACGGGGTGATCATCATTGACCTGCCAGACCCGGATTCTGTGGATATGATGCATGTCTATTCAGAAAAATTCTACAATGCGCTCCGCAGGCATCTCATCCGGGGCGGGGTGCTGGTGACACAGGCCACAAGCCCCTGTTTCTCCGCCAGGGCGTTCCGGTGTCTGGTGAAAACCATCTCCGCTGCGGGGTTTGCTGTGTTGCCGTATCACAACCAGATCCCGACCATGGGGGAATGGGGCTGGATTCTGGGCGTAGACCGGCGGGATATGCCGGAAAATCGTCTGAAAGAGGTGATGCTGACCCGAAACTTTTCAGATATTGACACCCGGTTTATGAACCGGGACGCCATGATCTCCATGATGCATTTCGGCAAGGGGGTTCTGGATGAGGCACTTATGGCCGATGTGACGGTCAATACCGAAATCAATCCGGTCCTCTACCGGTATTATCTTTCGGGGACATGGGGCGTATACTGA
- a CDS encoding DUF350 domain-containing protein, with protein sequence MMNLDDWVTALILIAVFYLLFFIGKLVNDLLHREYRLSYELTERDNPALALAVAGYYFGLVMAIGGALAGPSNGITEDLIDLGIYGLLSILLLNISWFICDRLILYRFRLSDELIRDQNQGSGAVSAGVSIASGLIIFGSVTGEGGNIRTAVAFWAVGQLFLILAAFVYNRVTPYSVHDQIEQDNVAAGVSFAGALIAIGIVVGLAAERDFESWAEDFPAFITVALSGLVMLPLVRFLTDRILLPAVRLSDEIAAQETPNVGAAYIEALSYIGAAFVICWCV encoded by the coding sequence ATGATGAACCTGGACGACTGGGTCACCGCCCTTATTCTGATCGCCGTGTTTTATCTGCTCTTTTTCATCGGAAAACTGGTCAACGATCTCCTCCACCGGGAGTACCGGCTCTCTTATGAGCTGACGGAGCGGGATAACCCGGCCCTGGCCCTGGCGGTCGCAGGGTATTATTTCGGGCTGGTGATGGCCATCGGCGGCGCACTGGCCGGGCCGAGCAACGGCATTACGGAGGATCTGATTGACCTTGGCATCTACGGGCTGCTGTCTATCCTTCTTCTGAATATCTCCTGGTTTATCTGTGACCGGCTGATTCTTTACCGTTTCCGTCTCAGCGATGAACTGATCCGCGATCAGAATCAGGGGTCCGGGGCTGTTTCCGCAGGCGTCAGCATCGCCTCCGGCCTGATCATCTTCGGGTCCGTGACCGGAGAGGGCGGCAACATCCGGACAGCGGTTGCATTCTGGGCCGTGGGGCAGCTGTTTCTGATTCTGGCCGCATTCGTATACAACCGCGTCACCCCCTATTCTGTCCATGATCAGATTGAACAGGACAATGTGGCTGCCGGGGTCAGCTTTGCCGGGGCGCTGATCGCCATCGGTATTGTGGTGGGGCTGGCGGCGGAACGGGATTTTGAGTCCTGGGCCGAAGATTTTCCCGCCTTCATTACGGTCGCCCTTTCCGGGCTGGTCATGCTGCCGCTGGTCCGTTTTCTGACCGACAGGATCCTTCTGCCTGCGGTCAGGCTGTCCGATGAGATTGCCGCGCAGGAAACGCCCAATGTGGGGGCTGCATACATAGAAGCCCTTTCCTATATCGGAGCCGCCTTTGTCATCTGCTGGTGTGTCTGA
- a CDS encoding TolC family protein: MGEKKNRSEKGILWAGGRVFFLLLCAILVLSSCAKAPTPQEMETTREENARKDVELIKPSMEYGNFGEKPLTLEDAIHYALANNLELRIAKLNEEIANKNTVVEKLKMLPSLRADYKWRRRDLLRKTDSYNWLLDQDEPDYTVSELKENSWANLVLTWNVLDTLMAYVRSGQAQIQEEVLKQQRTRQAQQLALDVTRSYWHAAAVEDALDYVHVVENDLKSIKKRMEGAVSRGSYDRMAAADAEMRLKELELTIRQLQANLSKERLELARLMGLNQNVQFTLARPPIKPIVAALPHTKELSIDRLEEYALLHRPELFVGDMQVLIQKEEAKNKVLAMFPGISVFAGTHWEDNRLLLSHNWNTVGAAVGLEILDLPAKYVSYKGQQKAIEMAKAQRLMTTVGVITQVHIALLDYAIKVDRFRLLDETYSLSHNLYQMAIEKQRSGRLPELAVTQRHLEEMAAKLRRDEAVVELLVAHRRLCVSIGVNPLECGQTDVMASAGQTDSYNYTATTGMKKWRCVECGYIHTGAEPPEVCPICGAGRDAFIEVSDDAAGTTPPAGSGDDLSGWGDNRAYIPADQVSKEVDSPGYAGPASDRFLWQVQMGAFVEHGRSAKRLDEVKGLTERLLDSRDAVITSKRVRGNNFNRVRVRGLTEPQARQLAREMANRGMDYWVIPPNSIHW; this comes from the coding sequence ATGGGTGAGAAAAAGAACAGATCGGAAAAAGGTATTCTGTGGGCAGGGGGCAGGGTTTTTTTTCTGCTTCTTTGTGCGATTCTGGTGCTGAGCAGTTGTGCAAAGGCGCCGACGCCTCAGGAGATGGAGACAACTCGTGAGGAAAACGCCCGGAAGGACGTGGAGCTGATCAAGCCGTCGATGGAGTACGGCAATTTCGGTGAAAAGCCTCTGACACTGGAGGATGCCATACACTACGCACTGGCCAATAACCTCGAGCTTCGCATTGCGAAGCTGAACGAGGAGATTGCCAACAAAAATACGGTGGTTGAAAAGCTGAAAATGCTGCCGAGTCTCAGGGCCGATTACAAGTGGCGCCGACGGGATCTCCTCCGCAAGACCGATTCCTACAACTGGCTTCTGGACCAGGACGAACCGGATTACACGGTTTCCGAACTCAAGGAGAACAGCTGGGCCAATCTCGTTCTCACCTGGAATGTCCTGGACACGCTGATGGCCTATGTCCGCTCCGGTCAGGCTCAGATCCAGGAGGAGGTGCTGAAACAGCAGCGGACCCGTCAGGCCCAGCAGCTTGCTCTGGATGTGACCCGGTCATACTGGCATGCGGCTGCGGTGGAGGATGCCCTGGATTATGTGCATGTGGTGGAAAATGACCTGAAAAGCATCAAAAAACGGATGGAGGGTGCGGTATCCAGGGGGAGTTATGACCGGATGGCCGCAGCCGATGCGGAAATGCGGCTTAAAGAGCTGGAGCTGACGATCCGGCAGCTTCAGGCCAACCTCTCCAAAGAACGTCTCGAACTGGCGCGGCTCATGGGGCTGAACCAGAATGTGCAGTTCACCCTCGCCCGTCCGCCCATCAAGCCGATTGTCGCGGCGCTGCCCCACACCAAGGAGCTGTCCATTGACCGGCTGGAGGAATACGCACTGCTGCACCGCCCGGAGCTGTTTGTCGGCGACATGCAGGTGCTGATTCAGAAAGAGGAGGCCAAAAACAAGGTTCTGGCCATGTTCCCCGGCATCAGCGTTTTCGCCGGAACCCACTGGGAGGACAACCGTCTGCTGCTGTCCCATAACTGGAACACCGTGGGCGCGGCCGTCGGTCTTGAAATCCTTGACCTCCCCGCCAAATACGTATCGTACAAAGGGCAGCAGAAGGCCATAGAGATGGCCAAGGCGCAGCGGCTGATGACAACGGTCGGCGTCATTACCCAGGTCCATATCGCCCTTCTCGATTACGCCATCAAGGTGGACCGCTTCAGACTGCTGGATGAGACCTATTCACTGTCTCATAATTTATATCAGATGGCCATTGAGAAACAGCGCAGCGGCAGGTTGCCCGAACTGGCCGTGACCCAGAGGCATCTTGAGGAAATGGCGGCCAAGCTTCGCCGGGACGAGGCGGTTGTGGAGCTTCTGGTGGCGCATCGGCGTCTGTGTGTGAGTATCGGCGTTAATCCGCTGGAATGCGGCCAGACAGATGTCATGGCCTCGGCAGGTCAGACAGACAGCTACAATTATACGGCAACCACCGGTATGAAAAAATGGCGCTGCGTCGAGTGCGGATATATTCACACCGGCGCGGAACCGCCCGAAGTCTGTCCCATATGCGGGGCCGGCCGGGATGCGTTCATTGAGGTCTCCGATGACGCGGCCGGCACCACTCCGCCAGCCGGTTCGGGCGATGATCTGTCCGGATGGGGGGACAACAGGGCATATATTCCTGCCGATCAGGTGTCAAAGGAAGTCGATTCCCCGGGGTATGCCGGGCCTGCATCAGACCGGTTCCTGTGGCAGGTTCAGATGGGCGCTTTTGTCGAACACGGGCGCTCGGCCAAACGGCTTGACGAGGTAAAGGGGCTGACCGAACGGCTTCTGGACTCCAGGGATGCCGTCATCACGAGCAAACGGGTCCGGGGCAATAATTTCAACCGGGTCCGGGTCCGGGGGCTGACGGAACCCCAGGCCAGACAACTGGCCAGGGAAATGGCAAACAGAGGGATGGACTACTGGGTCATCCCGCCCAACAGCATTCACTGGTAA
- a CDS encoding DUF4347 domain-containing protein yields the protein MLNLIKLEDRIVLDGAAVGDALDHAADQDAHVSGEGAEVPDHSTDADAENVAAAAALLSDAEAPSESLDIVLVSNSLPDYQSLADAADPDALVIVYDADAASAEDVVRQITDAADAAGSPVGSVTVLSHGGSGYFNFGNEKITAESLGENTDAWAALGTVMAEDSHIYVYGCGVADDAGAGQALLNGLADATGADVFASDDVTGEGGDWDLEAASDGADGEANTPLDTDILNAYENALVGEETSVPSSIATLEDQPGSFGIFVYNGDLDGDENLETSLDDLDPDGPLTAQEINLFSGIDEGTGNVNVRGEWVTNRPIVINGETISQYYKWTVEYSPEKDQNVDTSGVATLTFDVDGENFSTEVTVIPVNDPPEFTKGPDQTIPEDSPAQVIEDWATDVLPGPETATDEASQNLEFTVTNDNANLFSVQPSISPDGTLTYTPAENAYGTATVTVVLKDDGGTAFGGIDTSSPQEFTITITPENDAPEVEVTVAEDYVENSEPVRVVTDIDITDADDTELTQVVVEITDGYQNDARGTDVLAFENTATIQGEVIDNGRAIVLTPVSGSTAAIADFEAAVKTVTIEHVGGVKDGDDPNQGDRTIRVSATDANSSGAGNGIQTGEGADDIFVDAIDDAPELDPESAQTLYIIDGGEVAFADDIVLTDVDDDNMTGAVIRITENYQPGEDVLNFTDTANITGTWTASTGTLTLTGLAAKAEYEAAIRSVTYDNTSGTPIQNSRTVNITVTDDNSRGFGDKDVPSDVDKPDGPLSADATRIIQVVPPIVIDESIVLHEDFHDPDSVTDENGDGIFDGEYEENAQEKLGVTVGDLVTINDADFPDGSAPESIAITDVDDASGTWQYSLDGGKNWTAIDDGNLSDTHALLLTSSARIRFAPDQDFNTERSGSETPTFTARAWDESEGTEGNYADTTSSDAFSRGDADGQAVVIAINDAPEIDGVPADDQKMDENGQLTIDGISVADIDVNEGTGDVRVSLAVENGTITLGRTDGLTFEAGKGNGTSNVVFTGSLTAVNQAISSLTYDADDDALDDFLNAGDFGQPFDTLDIDSSDQGNFGQPGPRGNLDDVSINIFVGNTPPVIDLDPDDDGGGDPPVGPADPDNDGTSNFNVTFIEDSKCVPVRIADSDDPAPLIVDKEGDDIAWVEVTLTNPQEGDGLGFDESTISGTNITYTVQEVDGALVLRFEGAADASQYDQVLRSVTYNNTSENPDTTRRIIEVTAADVNNPDRAGEVALSRVSVVPVNDAPTNTVPDSVTIEANTSVALDTISVTDPDVAGGAVQVTVTTDIGTLVAADNGAGADITPVSASQIIITGTLDQVNAALAGVVYTPPTDFNGNATVTVTTNDQGYTGINPDDITQNSNGRCITADGILDNSGNVIPPDNEGTPDDPTAQTDTDTILIRVIAPSDPDVTPVGPPDAPDNPILPIIVPEGEPQGPISPGPVTLPGPVGITGGEASIALDGLAASAKDIPPPQFCSIEEALRIHLGCRFANTNDPEAKFGTLEWSDMTDLGWRPPYEYLDEEYDLYSGLFLREAGDPGFNVEAGVLLSELGGLAERSEEVFSKGSGTEGFNEIAPGELKTAFFAGRKSLDKSGR from the coding sequence ATGTTGAATTTAATTAAACTGGAAGACAGAATCGTTCTGGACGGTGCTGCGGTGGGGGATGCCCTGGACCATGCAGCCGACCAGGATGCCCATGTCAGCGGAGAGGGTGCGGAAGTTCCGGATCACAGCACGGATGCCGATGCGGAAAATGTTGCCGCTGCTGCGGCCCTTCTGTCGGATGCGGAAGCACCGTCAGAATCTTTGGATATCGTTCTTGTTTCCAACAGCCTCCCTGACTATCAGAGCCTCGCAGACGCAGCAGATCCCGATGCACTGGTAATTGTCTATGATGCGGATGCGGCCTCTGCTGAGGATGTGGTGCGGCAGATCACAGATGCGGCTGACGCGGCAGGGAGTCCGGTCGGATCGGTGACGGTTCTGTCACACGGAGGCTCAGGATATTTTAATTTCGGCAACGAGAAAATTACCGCTGAGAGCCTGGGGGAAAATACGGATGCCTGGGCCGCCCTCGGCACGGTTATGGCGGAAGACAGCCATATTTACGTTTACGGGTGCGGCGTGGCGGACGATGCGGGTGCAGGGCAGGCGTTGCTCAACGGGCTGGCGGACGCAACGGGCGCGGACGTGTTCGCATCAGATGATGTCACCGGTGAGGGGGGAGACTGGGATCTGGAAGCGGCTTCGGACGGCGCCGACGGTGAGGCCAATACGCCCCTGGATACGGATATTCTGAACGCATACGAAAATGCCCTTGTGGGGGAGGAGACGAGTGTCCCCTCTTCCATCGCGACGCTGGAAGATCAGCCGGGCAGTTTCGGTATTTTTGTCTATAACGGCGATCTGGACGGAGATGAAAACCTTGAGACAAGCCTTGATGATCTTGACCCGGATGGCCCGTTAACGGCGCAGGAGATCAACCTGTTTTCCGGCATTGATGAGGGGACCGGAAATGTCAATGTCCGGGGGGAATGGGTCACAAACAGGCCCATCGTCATCAACGGAGAGACCATCTCCCAGTATTATAAATGGACGGTGGAGTATTCGCCTGAAAAAGATCAGAATGTGGATACATCAGGTGTCGCCACACTGACCTTTGACGTAGATGGCGAGAATTTTTCCACTGAGGTAACGGTTATCCCCGTCAATGACCCCCCGGAGTTCACCAAAGGGCCGGATCAGACCATTCCAGAAGACAGTCCGGCGCAGGTCATTGAAGACTGGGCGACCGATGTCCTGCCGGGACCGGAAACGGCAACCGATGAAGCCAGTCAGAATCTTGAATTTACGGTTACCAATGACAATGCAAACCTCTTTTCCGTACAGCCGTCCATCAGCCCTGATGGGACGCTTACCTATACACCGGCGGAAAATGCATACGGCACTGCGACCGTTACCGTGGTGCTGAAGGACGACGGCGGTACAGCGTTCGGCGGCATTGACACCAGCAGTCCGCAGGAATTTACCATTACGATCACGCCGGAGAACGACGCCCCTGAAGTGGAGGTGACTGTCGCGGAGGATTATGTCGAAAACAGTGAACCCGTCCGGGTGGTTACGGATATTGACATTACCGATGCGGATGATACGGAGCTGACACAGGTGGTCGTGGAGATTACGGACGGGTATCAGAACGACGCCAGAGGCACGGATGTCCTGGCGTTTGAGAACACGGCAACCATTCAGGGAGAAGTGATTGATAACGGCAGAGCGATTGTTCTGACGCCCGTCAGCGGAAGCACGGCAGCCATTGCCGATTTTGAGGCGGCGGTGAAAACCGTCACCATTGAACATGTGGGCGGCGTCAAAGACGGCGACGATCCGAACCAGGGGGACCGGACCATCAGAGTCTCTGCTACCGATGCCAACTCCAGCGGAGCCGGCAATGGTATCCAGACCGGTGAGGGAGCGGATGATATCTTTGTGGATGCCATCGACGATGCCCCGGAGCTGGATCCTGAAAGTGCCCAGACGCTCTACATTATCGACGGGGGCGAGGTGGCCTTTGCCGATGATATTGTTCTGACGGATGTTGATGATGACAATATGACCGGCGCTGTGATTCGGATTACGGAGAACTACCAGCCGGGCGAAGACGTTCTCAACTTTACGGATACGGCGAATATTACGGGAACCTGGACGGCTTCGACCGGTACGCTGACCCTGACGGGCCTTGCCGCCAAGGCGGAATATGAGGCGGCCATCCGTTCCGTGACCTATGACAATACATCGGGCACTCCGATTCAGAACAGCCGGACGGTCAATATTACCGTTACCGATGACAATTCAAGGGGGTTTGGCGATAAGGATGTGCCATCGGATGTGGACAAACCGGATGGCCCCCTGTCCGCAGACGCGACACGCATTATTCAGGTTGTCCCCCCGATTGTGATTGATGAAAGTATCGTTCTGCACGAGGATTTCCACGACCCGGACAGTGTGACAGATGAGAACGGCGACGGGATCTTTGACGGCGAATACGAGGAGAACGCCCAGGAAAAGCTTGGCGTCACCGTGGGGGATCTGGTCACGATAAACGATGCGGATTTTCCCGACGGCAGTGCGCCCGAATCCATTGCCATTACAGATGTGGATGATGCCAGCGGGACATGGCAGTATTCTCTGGATGGCGGCAAAAACTGGACGGCCATTGATGACGGTAATCTGAGTGACACCCATGCGCTGCTGCTGACCAGTTCCGCCCGAATCCGGTTCGCACCGGATCAGGATTTCAACACGGAGAGATCCGGTTCCGAAACCCCGACATTTACCGCCCGTGCCTGGGATGAATCCGAGGGGACCGAGGGCAATTATGCCGATACGACCAGCAGCGATGCGTTCAGCAGGGGGGACGCTGACGGTCAGGCGGTGGTCATTGCTATAAATGACGCTCCGGAGATAGACGGGGTGCCTGCGGATGACCAGAAGATGGATGAAAACGGTCAGCTGACGATAGATGGCATTTCGGTTGCGGATATTGACGTCAATGAGGGCACCGGAGATGTCCGGGTCTCACTGGCCGTGGAAAACGGCACCATAACGCTGGGTCGGACGGATGGACTGACATTTGAGGCGGGCAAGGGAAACGGAACGTCGAACGTGGTCTTCACGGGTTCGCTGACGGCTGTCAATCAGGCCATCAGCAGCCTTACTTATGATGCAGACGATGATGCGCTGGACGATTTCCTGAACGCCGGTGATTTCGGTCAGCCATTTGACACACTGGACATTGATTCCAGCGATCAGGGCAACTTCGGACAGCCGGGGCCGCGCGGCAATCTCGACGATGTCAGCATTAATATTTTCGTGGGCAATACGCCGCCGGTTATTGATCTGGACCCGGATGATGATGGCGGCGGGGATCCGCCGGTGGGACCGGCGGACCCGGATAACGACGGGACGTCGAATTTCAATGTGACCTTTATCGAGGATTCCAAATGCGTTCCCGTCAGAATAGCCGATTCCGATGATCCGGCCCCGCTGATTGTTGATAAGGAGGGCGACGATATCGCCTGGGTCGAAGTGACGCTGACCAATCCCCAGGAAGGCGACGGGCTGGGGTTTGACGAAAGCACCATCAGCGGTACGAATATCACCTACACTGTTCAGGAAGTGGACGGCGCGCTGGTACTGCGCTTTGAAGGGGCCGCCGATGCCAGCCAGTATGATCAGGTGCTGAGAAGTGTGACGTATAACAATACCTCGGAAAACCCGGACACGACACGCCGCATTATTGAGGTGACAGCAGCCGATGTGAATAACCCCGACAGGGCAGGAGAGGTCGCCTTGTCCCGGGTGTCCGTTGTTCCGGTTAACGATGCGCCGACCAACACGGTGCCGGACAGTGTCACCATTGAGGCGAACACATCCGTTGCCCTGGATACGATTTCCGTTACCGATCCGGATGTGGCCGGCGGCGCGGTGCAGGTGACGGTGACGACCGACATCGGGACACTGGTGGCGGCAGACAACGGGGCCGGGGCAGACATCACCCCTGTCAGCGCGTCTCAGATCATTATCACCGGTACGCTGGATCAGGTGAATGCGGCGTTGGCAGGTGTGGTCTACACGCCGCCGACGGATTTTAACGGAAACGCCACCGTGACGGTGACAACAAACGATCAGGGATATACCGGCATCAACCCTGATGATATCACCCAGAATTCCAACGGCCGCTGTATCACCGCAGACGGCATACTGGATAACAGCGGCAACGTCATCCCGCCGGACAACGAGGGAACGCCTGATGATCCGACAGCCCAGACCGATACGGACACCATACTGATCCGGGTGATTGCGCCGTCTGACCCCGATGTAACCCCGGTTGGTCCGCCGGATGCCCCGGATAACCCGATTCTCCCCATTATCGTGCCCGAAGGGGAACCCCAGGGGCCCATCAGCCCCGGTCCGGTCACTTTGCCCGGCCCGGTGGGCATCACGGGCGGAGAGGCCAGTATCGCGCTGGACGGGCTGGCGGCAAGTGCCAAAGATATCCCGCCGCCGCAATTCTGTTCGATTGAAGAGGCGCTGCGGATTCATCTGGGGTGCCGGTTTGCCAATACGAACGATCCCGAAGCCAAGTTCGGCACCCTGGAGTGGAGCGACATGACGGATCTCGGATGGCGCCCGCCCTATGAATATCTGGATGAGGAATATGACCTGTATTCCGGTCTGTTCCTGCGGGAGGCAGGTGATCCGGGCTTCAATGTGGAAGCAGGCGTTCTGCTGAGCGAACTGGGTGGTCTGGCTGAACGGAGTGAAGAGGTTTTCAGCAAGGGTTCCGGCACGGAAGGCTTTAACGAAATCGCCCCCGGCGAATTGAAAACCGCATTTTTCGCTGGCAGAAAATCACTGGATAAGAGCGGAAGATAG